In Setaria italica strain Yugu1 chromosome IX, Setaria_italica_v2.0, whole genome shotgun sequence, the genomic stretch CGCTGCGCCTGCCCGCCCGCctgcgcgctcctcctcctcgctctaGTCTCTACGGGTGGGTGACACGCGGGGCCCGCGGGTGGGGCCTGGCCTGCCCAGGGAGGCGCGGGCACCGTCGCTGCCACGTGGGGCTCCGGCCGGGACCGGCGGGTGGGGGCCGCGAGGTCAGCGGGGGCGCGTCACGCGGAAGGCGAGGCGGAATAAGAGGTCAAAGCGGGGGGAGGTCGCGTCACGCACGGACAGGCACAGTGCACAGCACACCAACAAGTAACCGCGCCGTCtcctccgccgctgctgccTCGCTTCCCCTGTCGTCGTCTCCCTCGCTGCGCCGGCTGCTGCGACTGCTGCGAGGGGAAGACGAGAGCACAGGGGCAAAggcaggagaaggagaaggcgatCGATCCACCTCGCCATCGTTCGTCTTCAACCTTGCGTGAGTGCGTAGGTGAGCCGAGCGAGCTTGGgcgaggggggagggggaggaagcAGGGGGTACGCCGAGGCACAGAACAACCGACAGGGTATTTACTGCCGCCATTTACTCCGCCCGCCCTTGTCCCGCCGccatcccctccctccccttgcCCTTTCACTCCCATCGCCTTCGGCCCCTCCATTCCGATCCCCCTCTCTTCTCCCTTCCCCCCCCCCAAACCTTTCCCTTTCCTGTACGCCccgctaagggggtgtttgggaaacccctgttaaagtttaacacctgtcacatcggatgtttggatgctaattagaagtactaaatataagctaattacaaaactaattgcacagatggagtataattcgcgagacgaatctattaagcctaattagtccatgatttgacaatgtggtgctacagtaaccatttgctaatgatggattaattaggcttaatagattcgtctcgcgaattatcaCAAGGttgtgcagttagttttataattagctcatgtttagtccgcctaattagcatccgaacatccgatgtgacactgttaaagtttagcacctcgtatccaaacagcccctaaatcctcctcctctccccctgTACTCGCCCTGCCATGCTTCGCCTTGGATTTTAATTACTACTTGCTGCTTCTGTTTGGGACGCAAGATCACCAGACGGGCCGCACGACGagagcaggaggagaaggaggagggttTCTTCATTCATCGGTTCGTCTGCCGGTCGAGctaggaaggaaggaaggatgtTTGGGGACTGCCAGGTCCTGTCCTCGATGGCGGCCATGGCCGGGGCCTCATCCTCGGCGGACGCGCTCTTCATCCCCAACCCTGGCGCGCTCGCCGGCTTCatgtcctcctccgccgccgccatgccgtTCCACCActtctccaccaccaccgcctccctaATACTACCTGTAAGTGCTCCGTTTGTTCTTCTTGTGCGTGCGTGGGTTGTTCTTTCTCTGTGTCTGATGAAATGGTACTACTACGCATTCATGTGTGCAGAAGGAGGAGGGCGGCATGATGGGCGCGCTCCAGGCGGCTAAGGACGAGGACATGGAGCTGGAGATGGACATGGAGCTCAGCGGCGGCTCCGGCAGCGGCCACCTGGACGGCCTCCTCAGCTTCGCCGACGTGGACGACGACCGGCCCGAGCAGAAGCCGCAGCACGGGGGCCTCGTCCAGTACTGGAATCCACACGGGACTCATGTCCGACCAGTACTGGAACGTGCGTACCCGTCTAGAGCACCTATGCACCTATCAAAGAACGGTGCATATTGGTTCAGCTTATGATTCACCTTAGAGTACGCGGGATCCTTTGGAGCGATGATTTTCTGGGCAAACGAATACATTACATTTGCCACATGCGCCATCTTCCTACTAACTGTGTCCAAACTCCGGTCAAATCTTTCTCTAATTTGACGGCAAGCCTGCTGTGTCGCACACGCCCACACGAACATAGCTAAAGCCTCAACAGATTCTACCCCTTGCGACGTTTTCAATCCATGATTGCTAACCAACATATCATGCAACTGAAGGAACGTGTCGGGATACATACAAAAATTATCGAAGCACCGCCGCCTGTCCTGAAGGTTCAGCTCAACCCATTGCCGTCTCGTCATGCGTGGCAGATCAACTGGCGGGTTCCGTCCAGGACGCTGAATGCTGCGAACCTCCGCATATGCAGCTACAGCTCCTCCTAAACACTTCAGATCGAACACAGAGCTGCTGTCGCTGCCGGTGTCACTGTTTTGTTCCTCTGCACTACTCATACTTGAATTACTTGTCCAAAAGTTAAACACAACAGACATCAAAATTCCGAATATCTTCAAAGCACTTTAAAATGAGACAAGGTAAACAAAGTTCTGTAAAATGAGACAAGGTACAAAGAGTTTTGATCCAACTTGAAAGGAATTTAACTTGAAAGGAACTTACCTACAAAACTTATAGGTAAAACTTAACAGATAGTAATGAAAGGAACGTAACACAAAGAACTGATTCAATTTAACTTCAAATAAATTGCTGAGCATGGATGGCAACAAACTTCAAAGGAACTGAACTAGCACTAAAAAGAAAGGTTCAACGATCAGGACATGTTACAGAAGCTAACATTACTGTTCCAACACAAGTGCAAACATTAATTTCGAAACCCATCACTACACATCACTACAATTAAACAAAGTCATGGCACAATCACTTCTTGTTGGTCATGTCCCAGTAGAATTGTATCCAGCTCATTCGGTCCTCTTTCGTTGTCATCTCCATGAACATCGACCGATACTCCGCGCTCTTAGTACATAAATACATAGCCTGGCAGTGAAGCGGAGACCCCTCCTGTATACCATCTTCTTTTAGGAGCTGCATACAATGAACCATTTGGTCATGGGTACGGTGTGCACGTTGCAGGCTCCTCTTTGCCACACTCTCAGATAGCTCCCTGATGTACTGCTCCAAGTTGTCACTTCTTTTTTCGTAGGACTGTCCACAAAGAATTCCCGGACCGGCCGTTTGGACATGGCACGAGCACTACTAGCAGGGGGGGTCCTGCTCCAAGTCCGCTGTATTACCCTCAGTCCCCACGCTAGGTGTCGCCTCACGAATACCTCCGGCCGTCAGCAAGGTGCCCCTGTCTTGGGGTTCATGGCCAAACAACTCAAATAATTCGTCGAGGAAAGGTGGAGGCTTAACAGAACTCGACTGGGACCTCGCCTGGGCACCACCACCAGTGGTGTCCTGCAATGTTGAAGCAACAGTAAATGATCAAG encodes the following:
- the LOC101783246 gene encoding homeobox-leucine zipper protein ROC3-like, which produces MFGDCQVLSSMAAMAGASSSADALFIPNPGALAGFMSSSAAAMPFHHFSTTTASLILPKEEGGMMGALQAAKDEDMELEMDMELSGGSGSGHLDGLLSFADVDDDRPEQKPQHGGLVQYWNPHGTHVRPVLERAYPSRAPMHLSKNGAYWFSL